In Chryseobacterium salivictor, the DNA window ATGGAAGTTCGCCTCAAGACGGGTTCCGTGCATTCCGACCGGTTCCTGGATTTCTCCCTGAGAATCGACTTTATATTCCTGAGGAAGTACATGAATGATTTCTTCACCAGGCAACATCACCAACTGTTTTACCTGGTCTTTTAATTTATCGATATCGTCATCCGTGATATATTGATCCGGGTTTTCCCGCATAATATAATCTGAATGCTGCAGCGAACGGATATGTTTGCCTGCAATCCCGACGGTTACTTTTTGAATCGGTACGCCAGAACTTGATTGGGCCTGCGCTACCGCTGCTTTGATGGACTGAATAGTTTGGGAGATATTGTTGACAATACCTTTGTGAACGCCTAAACTTTTTGCCGTTCCTACGCCGAGAACTTCAATTTTTCCGTGGGCGTTTCGTCGTCCGACAATGGCCACAATCTTGGTGGTACCGATGTCGAGGCCTACTGAATACTCGTGATTTTCCATTATATGTCGATTTGATTTTTTATCGTTCAAGGATTTGCATCCTCTGTTTTCTTATTTTTTAATCTTCAGATTGTCATTCCGTGACTTTCTGTTGTACTGTTCATTCTTGCCATTAATTAGAATTTGTTTTAGCTGCTGTTTTTTGAGCCTCGATTTTTTTCTGATTAATGACCGGCAAATTTGCCAGTTCCTTTTTGCCAACGGCAATTATGCTGTCATTTTCTTTAAACTTGGGATTCAGTGTTGTTACAATTTGGTTATCGTATTTCAAAGAAACTTTCGTGTATTTTTCTGGCTGCTGATGAATCAGATATTTTTCTACAAAAGCTTTAAATCCTTTTACCTTCAGATCTATTTTTTCTAAATCGCCAATTTCAACTTTGAAATTCCCTTCGCTGGTCAATAATTCATAATTTCCTTTCTTTTTAGAAATTCCGATGAAATATTTTCTGCTGAAATCATCACGGTTAATTTTTGCAATGAGTTCGGCGAGCTTTACATATTCCGACTGTTTTACATTTCCTGTAACCAACATACATGGGAACGAATAATTTTTTGAAATCGGGAATTCGACCCCTTTTTCATCGACATAAAAATCGCGGTCAGCTTTGGTCAGACGGAAAGCGGGCACCCGTTGCTTGATATCCAGATTCAAATTTCCATTCAGATTCAGGTAAACATTTGCGCTGTCAACCTCCGGGAGTTGGTTTAATTTTTTTTCTAAATCAGGAATATTAATGTCGCCGATTTTTTTTGTTGGATTCGATTTTTTCACCAATTCCTTGATGTCTTTTTCATCGATGAAATAAACCGGATCTTTGGTTGTTGTCAATTTTACGGTGACTTTTTCCATCGGTTTTCCGTTGAATCTTTTCAACGAAAAACTCAGCAGAAACCCAAACAGGATTACGGTAACAAAAATCTTTAATATTCTGAATTTGTTTTTCATTATTTATCTGAGAGCCATTCTACAATTCCGTCATACAAAGTGTCGATATTCCCGGCACCTACGGTTAACAATACGTCGAAGTCTTTTTCTTTTATTTTATTAAAGGCGTCGTCCAACGTGGAAACTTCCTTTTTGTCTGTTTTTACTTTTTCTAATAACCATTTTGAAGTGATGCCTTCAAAGTTTTCCTGTAATTCTCTTGCCGGATAGATATCGAGCAGGATTAATTCGTCAGCTTTATCTAAACTTTCTGCGAATCCATCAGCGAAATCTCTTGTTCTGCTGAAAAGATGCGGCTGAAAAACCACCAATAATTTCTTCTTCGGATAAAAAGTTTTAATAGAACCGATTACCGCATTTAATTCCGTTGGATGATGCGCATAATCGTCGATATAAATTTTTCCGCTTTCAAAATTATGTTTGGTGTAACGCCTTTTAATTCCTTTAAAACTGGCGATTCCTCTTTTCAAAGTTTCGAAATCAACACCGAAATTATTTAACAAAGCAATGGCGGCCGTTGCATTTTCAACATTGTGAATTCCCGGAATTTCCCAAACAAAATCATCAAATTCCTCAGTCGGAGTGTGGAAATCAAAATGTATTTTATCGCCGATTTCTCTGATGTTATCGGAGTAATAATCAGCTTCTTCATTCACGGCGTACGTTTTTGCGTCACGCCCAATCTGAATTCCTTTCCGGACAAAAAGTTGCTGCCCTTCCGGAATCAAATCTGCAAAATCCTGAAATCCTTTTTGAATGGTGGCATTGTCACCGTAAATATCCAAATGATCGGCATCTGTGGAAGTAATCACGGCCCAATCCGGAGAGAGCGTTAGGAAACTTCTGTCGTATTCATCGGCCTCAACAACGGAAATGTCTTTTCCATTAAAATGAAAATTAGATTTAAAATTTTCAGCAATTCCTCCTAAAAAGCACGAGAAAGGAAGATTTGCTTCTTCGCATAAATGAGCGACCAAAGAAGAGGTTGTCGTTTTTCCGTGGGTTCCTGCAATTGCGATGCAGTCGGTGTTTTCGGTAATCATTCCGAGGACTTTCGCTCTTTTTAAAACATCGAATTTTTGATCATTAAAATAAGTGAGAATATCCAGTTTTTTAATGGCCGGTGTAAAAATCACCAAAGTGTTTTCCGGGGTTAAATTTTTTACTTTATCATTAACAAGATCTTCGAACTCAATACCAATTCCTTCTTCCACCAAAGCTTTTGTCAGCTTGGTGTGCATTTTATCATAGCCCAAAACGTTTTTCCCTGAGGCGTTGAAATACCGCGCCAAGGCACTCATTCCGATGCCGCCGATTCCTACAAAGTAGAAGTTCTGATATGTTGTTAAAGCTTTCATTTTATGCTTTGATATTTAATGATGATAAAATTTCATCTACAATTCGTTCTGTGGCCAAAGGTTTTGCGAAGAATTTTAAATTTTCGCTCATCTCATTTCTTAGATTTTCGTTTTCACAGATTTCCATTAAAGTCGTCCAGAATTTTTCTTTCATTTCGGTATCTTTCACCATTCTTGCTGCATTTTTTTCAACTAAGGTCATCGCGTTTTTGGTTTGATGATCTTCTGCCGCAAAAGGAAACGGAACCAAAAGCACCGGTTTCTGTGCCATTGCCAATTCCGAAATTGCGATTGCACCGGCGCGCGAAACAATAACATCGGCTGCGGAATAGGCTAAAGCCATATCGGAAATAAATTCTTTCAACTGAATTTGAGGTGGATATGAAATTTTCGAATCTTCGTTCAAACTTTTGTAATCCAGTTTTCCGGTTTGCCAGATCAGCTGGAAATCTTTTTCTATTAATTTTTCTATATTCTGTTTCCAACCATTGTTCAAGGTTCTTGATCCTAAAGATCCACCCACTGAAAGAATGGTGAGTTTGTTTTTGTCTAACCCTAATTTCTCTTTCGCTACATCTTTCGTAATTAAATCGGTGATGATATTTTTCCGGACAGGATTTCCTAAAAAGAACGTTTTTGTTTTCGGGAAGAAATGATCCATATTCGGGTAAGCGGTGAAAACTGCTTTTGCTTTTTTCGCCAGAAACGTATTGGTTTTTCCGGGCAATGAATTTTGCTCCTGAACAAAAATCGGAACGTTTAAATTGCTTGCCATAAAAAGCGCAGGTCCGCTTGCGAATCCTCCGGTCCCGATGGCGAAATCCGGCTGGAATTCTTTAATTGCTTTTCTGGCTGTTGTAATACTCGAAAGCAGTTTAAATGGTAATCTTAAATTTTTCAATATGTTTCCACGGTCGAATCCTGCGATATTTAAACCGATAATTTTGAATCCGGCTTGTGGAACTTTTTCCATTTCCATTTTACCGTTGGCTCCGATGAACAAAAATTCTGCCTGCGGAAATCTCTTTTGGATTTCCTGTGCAATCGCAATCGCCGGGAAGATATGTCCTCCGGTTCCGCCGCCGCTCATTAGAATTTTTATTTTTCTGTTCATTTTTTTTTGATTTCCATAGGTTTTAACCTATGATTAATTAAACCGTTTCTTCGGGATTTTATGCAATGTCATTTATTTCTTCGATGCTTTGTTTTTTGCCCATTCCTTCTTCATCATAAACCTGAATTCTCGAACTTACATTTAAGATAATTCCTAATTGAATATAAGTTACCAGCATGGAAGTTCCACCATAACTTATTAGTGGCAGCGGTTGACCGGTAACCGGAATCAGATTGATGGCGACCGCAATATTCACGGTCAGCTGTATAAAAATCATGGTCCCGAGACTTAAGACCAGTAAACTCCCAAAGAAGGCCGGCATTTTACTGGCAATCATTACGATCCGGATAATCATGATGAGGTAAAGTGCAATTAAAACTGTTGCTCCTATAAAACCATATTCCTCCACAATAATGGCGAAAATAAAATCCGAGGCAGACTGAGGAAGCATTTGTTTCAAGGCGCTTTTACCAGGACCCATTCCGGTGATTCCACCATGAACGATTGCGGCTTTTGCCTGCATGACCTGATAATTTTTTGCTTTATCTGCTTCGTCTTCAATTTGATTTTCTTTTTTGGTAAAAGTTTCTACGCGGCTCATCCAGGTATGAACCCGGTTGCTTCCGATGAGGTCGGTCTTTAAAGCAAGAAACATGAAAATCCCAATCATTACTGATGAAAGACCTACGAATCCAAAGATGTATTTTTTATCTAACTGACCGATGAGCATTACAATTAATGAAACCATTAATATCATTAAAGCCGTCGACCCATTATCTTTTGCGACCAGACCAAAGACCAGTAAAACCGGGCCGAAGATGTAAAAGATGTTTTCAATCGGAAGACGTTCTCTTTTGATTTTCTTTGTTAAATACCTGCAGAGATAAATAATCAACATCAAATAAGCAAAAGAAGAAGGTTGGAAGGAAATGGGTGTTCCCGGGATTTTTAACCAGCGCGAGGCAGAAGCACCATCGATGGTTTGTCCGGAAAACATGGTTAAGCCTAAGAGAACAATGGTAAATACCAAAAGGTAACTGCTCAGTTTGCCGATATGTTCATATTTAAAATAGCCGACACCACGCATGATTGCAAGACCAAGCACTACGAAGAAAGAATGCTTGATGAGGTGCGAAGTGGTGGTTCCGCTGTTTACGATATATTCCAAATTAGAACTTGCAGAATAGACGGGGAATACCGAGAAGAACGAAATCAGTAAGATTACGCTCCACAGCACTTTGTCGCCTTTTAACAACTCGAATTTGTTTTCTCTTTCCTGCATTTTAATCTACGGTTAGTCGATGGCTTTTTTTAATACCTGATTTTTAAACTGATGTCCGCGGTCTTCATAATTATCGAATAAATCGAAACTTGCGCAGCATGGCGAAAGCAAAACAGTATCGCCTTTTTCAGCCAGTGATTTGGAGACTCTTACTGCTTCCTCCATACTTGAGGTGCTGTAAATAGATTCTTTTTTATCTTTGAAAAAATCGATGATTTTCTGATTATCAAGTCCCAGGCAGACAATTGCTTTTACTTTTCTTTTGACCAAATTTTCGATTTCGCTATAATCATTTCCTTTGTCAACACCGCCTACAATCCAGATGGTTGGCTGGTTCATGCTTTCCAAAGCGAAGTAAGTTGCATTCACGTTGGTGGCTTTGCTGTCATTAATAAAAGTAACTCCGTTAATTTGAGCAACCGGTTCCAGCCTGTGTTCAACTGCCTGAAAAGTCATCAATGAATTCCGAATGCTTTCATTGCTTATTTTCAATATTTTACTGGCGATTGAGGCGGCCAGACTGTTGGCGATATTATGATTTCCAACTAAAGAAAGTTCTGCAATTTTCATTGAAAACTCATCTTCGATCTTCACCACTATTTTATCATTATTAATAAAACCGCCCTCATTTAAATTGCCTTTTGTGGAAAACGGAATCTTCTTCGCTCGGATGGCCAGCTGTTCCAGAAGGTTCATGCTCATTTCATCATCTTTGTTATAGATAAAGAAATTGTCGTTCTCCTGATTTTCTGCAATTCTGAACTTTGCCAGCGCATAATCTTCATAATTGTAATTGTACTGATCAAGATGATCCTGACTTAAATTCAATAATAAAGAAATATAAGGCCGGAAACTTTGAATATCATCCAGCTGGAAAGAGCTCACTTCTAAGACATAGTAGTCGAAATTTTCGTCTGCGACCTGTCTTGCGAAGCTTTTTCCGATATTTCCGGCTAAACCCACTTTCAGATGATCATTCTTTAAAATATGATAGATCAACGAAGTCGTTGTTGTTTTTCCGTTACTTCCGGTAATGGCTATAATTTTGGCCTGGGTAAATTCAGCGGCAAATTCAATTTCAGAAGAGAGGCGAATTCCCTTTTGGTTGATTTTAAAAATAATATCAGCTTTCTTCGGGATTCCTGGAGATTTGATCACCCAGTCTGCTTCAAGAATTCTGGCTTCGTCGTGCTGTCCTTCTTCAAACTCTATTCCGGCTTCGATCAGCTGTTTTTTATAATCGTCTTTTATCGCACCTTTATCCGAAAGAAAAACATTCAAGCCTTTCTTCTTCGCTAAATAAGCTGCACCTACTCCGCTTTCTCCGCCACCTAAAACAACTATTTTCATATTCTGTTTTTTAATTTAACAGGAACAATTTCCTGTCTAAAATATCGGTCGTCCCTATGGAACAATCTTGTGTTATCTGACTTTTAAAGTGATTAAACAAATAATGGCAAACAAAACCCCGATGATGATCATTCGGTTGACGATTTTGCTTTCGTGATATCCTTCTTTTTGATAATGATGATGGAGAGGAGACATTTTGAACAGTCTGTTGTTTTGCGCGTACTCCAATCCGTATTTTCTTTTTCTGTATTTAAAGACTCCTACCTGCAGTACGACTGAAAGGTTTTCAATTAAGAAAATTCCGCACAGTACAGGAATCAATAATTCTTTTCTGAGAATAATTGCTAAAACGGCAATAACTCCGCCGAGCATTAAACTTCCGGTATCGCCCATGAATACTTGAGCCGGATAGGTGTTGTACCAGAAAAAACCGATAACAGCACCCACCAGAGCGAGGGCGAAAATGGTCGTCTCACCCATATTCGGCAGGAACATAATATTGAGATAATCCGCGAAAATAATATTCCCGGACAGGTAGGCAAAAAGTGAAAGGGTGAGCAAAATGACGACACTCGTGCCGGCCGCTAGACCATCGATTCCGTCGGCAATATTGGCGCCGTTGGAAACTGCGGTAACGATAAAAATTACAATTGGGATGAAAACAATCCAGGCCCATTCGTGTGCTTTTTCTGGAGTCATCCAAAATAAAAGACCGCTGTAATCGAACTCGTTATTTTTCACAAACGGAACAGTGGAAACGGTCGATTTTTCCGTTTTCATAAAGTTGGCTTCTACATTATTCCGGTTGACTTCTTTGGCGTCTGCATATTTTCTTTTCACCGTAATATCCGGATGAAAATACATGGTAACTCCTACAATTAAACCTAAACCAACCTGGCCGATCACCTTGAATTTACCGCTGAGCCCGTCTTTGTTTTTTTTGATTTTCTTTAAATAGTCGTCAATAAATCCGATCGCGCCCATCCAAACCACAGATACAATCAGTAAAACAATATAAATGTTCATAATTCTGGTAAAAAGTAAGACCGGAATTAAAGTCGCCAAAATGATAATCAAACCACCCATGGTGGGTGTGCCTTCTTTTTGCTTCTGACCTTCTAAACCTAGATCGCGTACCAATTCTCCCATCTGTTTATTTCGCAGATAGTTGATGATTTTTTTACCGAAAACCAATGCAATAAGCAGGGAAAACAAAACGGCCATTCCTGCACGGAAAGAGATGAATTTAAACATTCCCATTCCAGGAACGTGAATTCCGTGGCTGCTTAGATATTCGAAGAGGTAATATAACATAGCGGTTTATTTAATCTTTCAGTTGATAATTATTTAGACATGAGCCTTGCCAGCTCAATAATGGTTTCCTTATCATCAAAATGGTTTTTCACGCCATTGATTTCCTGATAAGTTTCGTGTCCTTTGCCGGCTACTACGACAATATCTTTCGGTTCTGCAAATTTAATTGCCATTTTAATCGCTTCTCTACGGTCAGGAATTGATGTGTATTTGCTGAAATTTTGAGGTTCTACGCCTGCTTCAATTTGTTTAATGATTTCTGCAGGATCTTCTGTTCTTGGATTATCGGAAGTGATGATGGCCAGCGTAGATTTTCTCGTTGCGATTTTTCCCATTTCAGGACGTTTCGCGTGATCTCTGTCTCCGCCACAACCAAATACGGTGATCAGCCTTTCGTTTTTTGTCCGGATATCGTTGATGGAATCCAATACATTTTCTAAAGCATCGGGAGTATGTGCATAATCGACAACGAAGAAAATTCCGCCGTCAGATTTTAAAGTTTCAAATCTGCCGTTCACTCTCTTTAATTGTGAAATAGCCGGTAAAATGTCATCTTCATGAAAACCGCATTCAATCGCAACTGCATACGCAAGAAGCAAATTGTAAGCGTTGAATTTCCCGGTCAAAGTGGTCCAGAATTCTTTTCCATTAAAGTTGAGAAGCATTCCATTAAAATCAATTTCTGTGATTTTTCCGTGGAAATCTGCCATGGTTTTCAAAGCGTAAGTTTTCTTTTTCGCTTTGGTGTTTTGCAACATTACGTTCCCGTTTTTATCATCAGCGTTGGTAATGGCAATGGCATCTGAACTCAATTCATCAAAAAATCTTTTTTTCGTTTTTAGATATTCTTCAAACGTTTTGTGATAATCAAGATGATCATGCGTTATATTCGTAAATCCTGCGATTTTAAAATGTAGACCTTCGGTTCTGTACTGATGGATTCCGTGCGAAGAAACTTCCATGATAGCATATTCACAGCCTTCTTCAACCGCTTTTGCCAGAATTTGGTTCAAACGGACCACATCCGGAGTGGTGTGCGTGGAAGGAATCATTTCGTCACCGATTCTGTATTCTACAGTAGAAATCAGCGCTGATTTAAAACCTAAAATTTTAAAAATATCAAATAAAAGGGTAGTGGTGGAAGTTTTTCCGTTCGTTCCTGTAATCCCGATGAGGTTCAGTTTCGAAGAAGGATTTCCGTAAAAATTAGAAGCAAGAAGACCCAAAGTTTTTGCGGCATCTTTTACTTTTATATAAGTAATTTCTGCTTTGATTTCAGTTGGAACATTTTCGCAGACAATTACAGCCGCTCCTTTTTCAACAGAAGAACTGATGAAATCATGGCCGTCAGATTCCGTTCCTTTGATCGCCACATAAAGGGAATCCTCAACTGCTTTCCGGCTGTCGAAAATTAATGCTGAAACTTCACGGTCTTGATTTCCGATGATTTCCAGAACCGGGATTCTGCTTAAGATTTCTTCTAATTTCATTTTATTTATATATGACAGGAATTTTTTCTATCCTCTGTTAATCGTCCTTTTCGGGAACGGTGTTATTTTAATTCTGCAACTGCAGATAAATTCTTTGGTTTTTGTTGATGACAGTTCCTTCCAGAGGAAACTGTTCTTTTATTTTTCCGACTCCTTTATAATCGACGCGGTAACCCTGGTTTTCTAATTGCGGAATAATATTTTTTCCGATTAAACCGGTTACGTTGGGCATTATTTTATTGGTTACCGCCACTTTTACCGGTTGCTCAATCATTTTGCTGAGATCCACTTTTTTATCTACCAACATTTCTTTCTCGATGTTTTGTGGTGTTTTCAGGAATGTTTTTCCGGCAATTTCTTTAAATACAGGTGCTGCAACTGTTGAACCATAAAAGCTTTTTGAATTGTCCGGCTCACTGATCATTACGTAACAGGTATATTTAGGATTGTCCGCCGGATAGAATCCTGCAAATGAGGCTCTGTATTTCATGGGACCCGGTTTCCAGTATTCAAATCTTGCGGTTCCGGTTTTTCCGGCCATTTTCAGGTTCGGTGTAAAAATACTTTTCGCTGTTCCTTTTTCCACCGCTTGCGTTAAAGCGCCTGTCATCATCCTGATTGCGTTTTCAGAAGCCATTTTATTTACCATTACCTTGGGTTTTGCTTCATAAAGGATTCTGCCGTCTTTTGCTATTTTTTCAATAAAAAGAGGTTCAAGCATTTTTCCTTTATTAGCAATACCATTGTAAAAAGTAGTTAACTGCAAAAGGTTAATGTTGGTAGCGTAGCCATAAGAAATCGACGCCAGTGTCGCAGCATTCCAGGTGGTGCTTTTCGGCGTTAAAATTCTTGGTTTTGTAATTCCCGGAAGTTCGATGTCCATTTTATCGAATAGTTTCCAGCGGCGCAGGTGATCTAAGAAAACCTGAGGTTTATCTGCATAATATTGCGTAATCAACTTTGCTGTTCCTACGTTGCTTGATTTTGCCAATACATCGGAAATCTCATAAATTCCTCCACCGTGACCATCAGAAATTCTTTGTTTAGCATAGGTCCAGACGCCGTTTCCAACATTCACGGTTGTTTTTTCATTGATGAATCCGTCATCCATAGCCGCCAATAGTGAAATTGTTTTGAAGGTAGATCCCGGTTCAATATTGTCTTTTATTGCATAGTTGTAAGCATCGACGTAAATTCCCGGTTCTGTCCGGCGAAGATTCACCATGGCTTTAATTTTTCCGGTGGCGACTTCCATGACCAAAACGGTACCGTGTTCCCCATCAAATTTCACCAGTTGTTTTTCCAAAGCGGAATGAACAATATCCTGAATCCGGATATCAATAGTGGTATAAACATCCTGACCATCGATGGGTTCATTCACTTTCCAGTAATCAATAGGTTTCCATTGGCTGGAGTTAACGCGCTGTTCGAGTCGCGTTCCGTCGGTTCCGGTCAGAAATTTAGAAAAAGCACCTTCCAGCCCGGATTTGGAAATGGCATTATCCATACCGATGGTTCCCGCTCCAATTTGTGTGGTTGCCAATTCCCGTTTGTAATTTCTGTCAACGATAAATCCGCCTCTGTTTTTACCTTTTTTGAAAATAGGAAACTGGCGAATGCGGTCGTAGTCATCAAAATCAAGTCCTTTAACCAAAGAATAATATTGATTTCTGGTTTTCTTCTGCTGGTCAAACCGGTCTCTGAAATAGCTTCTTGGTTTTCCGAACATTTTAGATAATGAGTCGGTCAAAGCTCCGATGTTGTTAGAATAAACCGTGTCTTTAATTATTTTAAAATCGATATAAACGTCATACCGCATAACGGTAGTGGCGAGGATTGAACCATCGGAAGCATATAGATTTCCACGGGCTGCTTTTAAAGTGGCTTCGCGATAATTTTTATTGATGTAGTCATCTTTAATTTCCTGAACATTAGTGTTTTGTAAAAACAGAATTCTTCCAAGAAACACCACAAACAAAATAAAGGCAAACCCCGCAAAAAGGTAGCCCCATCTCAATGTGTTTGAGCGTTTTTTTTCAAATTCATTTTGTACTGCCATCTAAACTGTCTATTTTTATCAGGATTTTATGGGGATGATTCTCTAAGGATAGCAAAGAATCCTGTACCATTTCTTTTCCTAATTCTGATTCTAATTTTACTTTAATGAGTCTGCTTTGGGCAAACGCGTTTCTCGATTTAAACTCTTCTGTCTGTTCTTTTAAAATATTAACATGTTCGATTTTCTTGCTCACTAAGTGATTGCTGTAAATCATAGACATCAATAAGAAGAACACCAACAAAAAATATCTGTAATGAATAGTGACTTCATCACGGTTCAAAAAATTCCCTTTTATAATATCAATAAAAGTGAGTTTTTTCTGTGGGCGGTTTGCTGGTCTTTTTGCCATGACTTGAGGTTGATTGAGTCGAGCTTCCTTTTTATTTTAATTTAATACCTGTTCTTAATTTTGCACTTCTCGACCGCGAGTTTTCCTTGATTTCTTCGCTATCCGGCACGACTGCTTTGGTCTGCAAAAGATCAAAAGTCTTGTCGTAATTTCCGTAGATGTCTCTGGCTGGTTCACCTTCGAACATTCCGTTTTTCAAAAATCTCTTGACCAGCCGGTCTTCCAGAGAATGGTAAGAAATGGCGACTAATCTGCCACCGGGTTTCAGCATTCTGTGCGCCTGAACCAGTAATTCTTTAATGACTTCCAGTTCCTGGTTGACTTCAATTCTGATGGCCTGGAAAATCTGGGCAAAAACTTTGTTCTGCTTAAACTGCGGAATATAACTGAAGAGTTTCTTCAAATCTTCGGTGGTTTCAATAGGTTTCAGTTTTCGGTGATTCACAATTTCCCGTGCTAACTTTCTGGATTCCCGAATTTCACCGTATTGGTATAAAATATCTGCGAGATGCTCTTCCTCATATTCATTAATGACTTTTTTAGCATCCAGAAGTTGCATCACATTCATTCTCATATCCAGCGGCGCATTGCTTCTGGTTGAAAAACCTCTTTCGGCTTCGTCGAACTGATGAGAAGAAACGCCGAAATCCGCGAGAACTCCATCCACTTTAGAAACACCGTACATCATCAAAGCATTTTCCAAAAACCTGAAATTTTGGTTAATAAGCGTAAACCGTGGATCGTCTATCGTATTTTTGAGGGCATCTAAGTCCTGGTCGAAAGCGTAAAGTTTGCCTTTTGCAGAAAGTCTGCTCAGGATTTCACTCGAGTGTCCTCCGCCTCCGAAAGTGCAGTCCACGTAGATGCCGTCTGGATTCGTTACCAAATCATCGACACTTTTTTTCAGCAAAACAGGATTGTGATACATTTTTTTCTTCTAGGTGTTTTAATTTAAATTTATTTGAACTTTTTACGGTTCTTCGC includes these proteins:
- a CDS encoding FtsW/RodA/SpoVE family cell cycle protein, with protein sequence MQERENKFELLKGDKVLWSVILLISFFSVFPVYSASSNLEYIVNSGTTTSHLIKHSFFVVLGLAIMRGVGYFKYEHIGKLSSYLLVFTIVLLGLTMFSGQTIDGASASRWLKIPGTPISFQPSSFAYLMLIIYLCRYLTKKIKRERLPIENIFYIFGPVLLVFGLVAKDNGSTALMILMVSLIVMLIGQLDKKYIFGFVGLSSVMIGIFMFLALKTDLIGSNRVHTWMSRVETFTKKENQIEDEADKAKNYQVMQAKAAIVHGGITGMGPGKSALKQMLPQSASDFIFAIIVEEYGFIGATVLIALYLIMIIRIVMIASKMPAFFGSLLVLSLGTMIFIQLTVNIAVAINLIPVTGQPLPLISYGGTSMLVTYIQLGIILNVSSRIQVYDEEGMGKKQSIEEINDIA
- a CDS encoding cell division protein FtsQ/DivIB, which translates into the protein MKNKFRILKIFVTVILFGFLLSFSLKRFNGKPMEKVTVKLTTTKDPVYFIDEKDIKELVKKSNPTKKIGDINIPDLEKKLNQLPEVDSANVYLNLNGNLNLDIKQRVPAFRLTKADRDFYVDEKGVEFPISKNYSFPCMLVTGNVKQSEYVKLAELIAKINRDDFSRKYFIGISKKKGNYELLTSEGNFKVEIGDLEKIDLKVKGFKAFVEKYLIHQQPEKYTKVSLKYDNQIVTTLNPKFKENDSIIAVGKKELANLPVINQKKIEAQKTAAKTNSN
- the murD gene encoding UDP-N-acetylmuramoyl-L-alanine--D-glutamate ligase, whose product is MKIVVLGGGESGVGAAYLAKKKGLNVFLSDKGAIKDDYKKQLIEAGIEFEEGQHDEARILEADWVIKSPGIPKKADIIFKINQKGIRLSSEIEFAAEFTQAKIIAITGSNGKTTTTSLIYHILKNDHLKVGLAGNIGKSFARQVADENFDYYVLEVSSFQLDDIQSFRPYISLLLNLSQDHLDQYNYNYEDYALAKFRIAENQENDNFFIYNKDDEMSMNLLEQLAIRAKKIPFSTKGNLNEGGFINNDKIVVKIEDEFSMKIAELSLVGNHNIANSLAASIASKILKISNESIRNSLMTFQAVEHRLEPVAQINGVTFINDSKATNVNATYFALESMNQPTIWIVGGVDKGNDYSEIENLVKRKVKAIVCLGLDNQKIIDFFKDKKESIYSTSSMEEAVRVSKSLAEKGDTVLLSPCCASFDLFDNYEDRGHQFKNQVLKKAID
- the murC gene encoding UDP-N-acetylmuramate--L-alanine ligase, with the protein product MKALTTYQNFYFVGIGGIGMSALARYFNASGKNVLGYDKMHTKLTKALVEEGIGIEFEDLVNDKVKNLTPENTLVIFTPAIKKLDILTYFNDQKFDVLKRAKVLGMITENTDCIAIAGTHGKTTTSSLVAHLCEEANLPFSCFLGGIAENFKSNFHFNGKDISVVEADEYDRSFLTLSPDWAVITSTDADHLDIYGDNATIQKGFQDFADLIPEGQQLFVRKGIQIGRDAKTYAVNEEADYYSDNIREIGDKIHFDFHTPTEEFDDFVWEIPGIHNVENATAAIALLNNFGVDFETLKRGIASFKGIKRRYTKHNFESGKIYIDDYAHHPTELNAVIGSIKTFYPKKKLLVVFQPHLFSRTRDFADGFAESLDKADELILLDIYPARELQENFEGITSKWLLEKVKTDKKEVSTLDDAFNKIKEKDFDVLLTVGAGNIDTLYDGIVEWLSDK
- the mraY gene encoding phospho-N-acetylmuramoyl-pentapeptide-transferase is translated as MLYYLFEYLSSHGIHVPGMGMFKFISFRAGMAVLFSLLIALVFGKKIINYLRNKQMGELVRDLGLEGQKQKEGTPTMGGLIIILATLIPVLLFTRIMNIYIVLLIVSVVWMGAIGFIDDYLKKIKKNKDGLSGKFKVIGQVGLGLIVGVTMYFHPDITVKRKYADAKEVNRNNVEANFMKTEKSTVSTVPFVKNNEFDYSGLLFWMTPEKAHEWAWIVFIPIVIFIVTAVSNGANIADGIDGLAAGTSVVILLTLSLFAYLSGNIIFADYLNIMFLPNMGETTIFALALVGAVIGFFWYNTYPAQVFMGDTGSLMLGGVIAVLAIILRKELLIPVLCGIFLIENLSVVLQVGVFKYRKRKYGLEYAQNNRLFKMSPLHHHYQKEGYHESKIVNRMIIIGVLFAIICLITLKVR
- the murG gene encoding undecaprenyldiphospho-muramoylpentapeptide beta-N-acetylglucosaminyltransferase; amino-acid sequence: MNRKIKILMSGGGTGGHIFPAIAIAQEIQKRFPQAEFLFIGANGKMEMEKVPQAGFKIIGLNIAGFDRGNILKNLRLPFKLLSSITTARKAIKEFQPDFAIGTGGFASGPALFMASNLNVPIFVQEQNSLPGKTNTFLAKKAKAVFTAYPNMDHFFPKTKTFFLGNPVRKNIITDLITKDVAKEKLGLDKNKLTILSVGGSLGSRTLNNGWKQNIEKLIEKDFQLIWQTGKLDYKSLNEDSKISYPPQIQLKEFISDMALAYSAADVIVSRAGAIAISELAMAQKPVLLVPFPFAAEDHQTKNAMTLVEKNAARMVKDTEMKEKFWTTLMEICENENLRNEMSENLKFFAKPLATERIVDEILSSLNIKA